GATATGGTACTGCAAATCGGTAGACAAGTATCAAAATATGCCAATTATAGATTTTTGGTTAATGATTCTATTATATCAGAAGAATTACTGCAACCGGAAGTACATGCTGTTGAAATTATGAATCGAGCTTTAATTCGGTTAAAAAAAGCAGGAGATAGAAGTATTGTAATGAAAAATTATCCAAAGGGACAATATTGGGTGCAAATACCAGTTTTATTGAATAGCTATATTTACACGGAAAAGGAACCGGTGTTTGACTGGAACTTTTCGCCGGATACGTTGACTGTATTAGGGTATTTGTGTAAAAAAGCCACCTGTTTGTTCCGGGGGCGTTATTATACAGCCTGGTATGCTCCGGATATACCGTTATCGAACGGTCCCTGGAAGTTTAACGGCTTGCCGGGACTAATCCTGAAAGTGGAAGATGCGGACCGGGATTATTCTTTTGAATGTACGGCTCTATACCGGGTTGATTGGAAAAGTCCCATTTATTTAAGTAAAAGTAAGCAAGATATTGAAACAACCCGAGAAAAATTCCGGCAGGCGGAAAAAGCAGCGATGAATAATCCGAATGCCGTTATCGGTAATTCCGGTCTTGTAACGGTACCGAAAGGCGAGAAAATAGTAACGAAAAAACTTCCCTATAATCCGATAGAGTTGGAATAGAGAGAAATATTTACGATTTACGATTTATGATTTAGAGGAGTTTTATAAGGATTTTAAATTTTAGATTAACACACAGGCTACCCCAGAAAAAGAGCGGTTGTTGATTTATGATCTTTCAAAACAGCTTCTTAAACTTTATGAGTTATGAAAAAGAGAATGATAGCTTTCGTAGGTGCGTGTTTTTTGACGTTAGCTGTTGTGGCAGCTCCGATGTATTTTCAATTAAGTTGTGGTAAGATCATTTATAGTGATAGTTCTTATTACGATAATTGGGACGAAATATTTGAGTTAGCGGAAGCTTTAGGACAGAAGAATTGTTAATTAATCTGAAGGAATTTT
The genomic region above belongs to Culturomica massiliensis and contains:
- a CDS encoding GLPGLI family protein, with the protein product MRYTGLIACFFLLHFFALGQKVVFLNNKGDIPRNLEPRDTLDYTNLNIHYRQLIRKDKLFPGELTESDMVLQIGRQVSKYANYRFLVNDSIISEELLQPEVHAVEIMNRALIRLKKAGDRSIVMKNYPKGQYWVQIPVLLNSYIYTEKEPVFDWNFSPDTLTVLGYLCKKATCLFRGRYYTAWYAPDIPLSNGPWKFNGLPGLILKVEDADRDYSFECTALYRVDWKSPIYLSKSKQDIETTREKFRQAEKAAMNNPNAVIGNSGLVTVPKGEKIVTKKLPYNPIELE